In the genome of Nonlabens sp. MB-3u-79, one region contains:
- a CDS encoding glycosyl hydrolase family 16 encodes MKNRKITFYKISITLSVVFMIAVGCERDLSDDAIPATFSKTGEIYTDGFVSMGSDFYLPFAGSKPDAFSVDEQVGYQSNSSIRIDVPNAVDPTGNYAGAILRVDGAGRDLSGFNALTFWVKASRGVSVDAFGFGQDFLEDKYQVTANNINVGTNWSKVTIPIPDPSKLVEERGAFWYAMGTQGTGGSGYIVWMDDIKYENLATVAQPRPAISNGDDASTSSFIGVNLAVTGLIETFNLASGLEQTITVAPSYFDFTASDPNVASVDLLGNIAVAAAGTSVVTATLAGLDAAGSLTINSRGNFQLPTPPTRNPNNVISVFSDVYANVPVDYYNGFWLPGSSTGSADFSVNGDNILNYTNFNYVGTQTANPLVDASSMTMVHFDLYIPGPVPNNFDFLISIEDWGPNGVDNGGDDSRQQIFVRRNQVIADSWISVDAPLTLVNRNNIGLIIYENINFSSLRNFYIDNVYYYN; translated from the coding sequence ATGAAAAATAGAAAAATAACTTTTTATAAAATATCTATAACACTCTCTGTTGTGTTTATGATAGCAGTAGGTTGCGAGAGAGATTTGTCAGATGACGCTATACCAGCAACCTTCTCAAAAACAGGAGAGATTTATACAGACGGTTTTGTAAGTATGGGAAGTGACTTCTATTTACCTTTTGCAGGTTCTAAGCCAGATGCGTTTTCAGTGGATGAGCAAGTGGGTTATCAAAGTAATTCTTCCATACGTATCGATGTGCCTAACGCGGTTGATCCTACTGGGAATTATGCTGGGGCAATTCTTCGTGTAGATGGTGCTGGAAGAGATTTATCCGGCTTTAATGCGCTAACATTTTGGGTGAAAGCTTCTCGAGGAGTTAGTGTTGACGCTTTTGGTTTTGGTCAAGACTTTTTAGAAGATAAATATCAAGTCACTGCCAACAATATAAATGTAGGTACGAACTGGTCTAAAGTGACCATACCTATTCCAGATCCTTCAAAATTAGTGGAGGAGCGTGGGGCCTTCTGGTATGCTATGGGAACTCAAGGTACAGGAGGTTCAGGTTATATCGTTTGGATGGATGATATTAAGTATGAAAACCTGGCCACTGTAGCACAGCCTCGACCTGCTATCTCCAACGGCGATGATGCCAGTACCAGCTCCTTTATAGGAGTTAATTTGGCGGTTACTGGATTAATAGAAACATTCAATTTAGCTTCTGGATTAGAACAAACTATTACAGTCGCTCCTAGCTATTTTGATTTTACAGCTTCTGACCCTAACGTAGCATCTGTTGATCTGTTAGGTAACATTGCTGTAGCGGCTGCAGGAACTTCAGTGGTTACGGCAACGCTTGCGGGGCTTGATGCGGCTGGTTCTTTAACGATTAATTCACGAGGGAATTTTCAATTACCAACCCCACCGACTAGAAACCCTAATAATGTCATTTCTGTTTTTAGTGATGTGTATGCTAATGTTCCTGTAGACTATTATAACGGATTTTGGCTTCCTGGCTCCTCTACTGGATCTGCTGATTTTTCAGTGAATGGAGACAATATTTTAAATTATACCAACTTTAATTATGTGGGTACTCAAACGGCTAATCCGTTAGTGGATGCATCGAGTATGACGATGGTGCACTTTGACTTGTATATTCCAGGACCGGTGCCTAACAATTTTGACTTTTTGATATCTATAGAAGATTGGGGTCCTAATGGGGTCGATAATGGTGGAGATGATTCTAGACAACAAATATTTGTGCGTCGCAATCAAGTAATAGCTGACAGCTGGATCAGCGTAGATGCTCCTTTAACTCTAGTTAACAGGAATAATATTGGACTCATCATCTATGAAAACATTAATTTTTCTTCATTGAGAAATTTTTATATAGATAATGTATACTACTACAACTAG
- a CDS encoding family 16 glycosylhydrolase, whose protein sequence is MNITLQMIHTKLIIRLGLLVAFVMVILSCNPDDKQQVTTKNNLVWQDEFAVDGAPDPLIWGADIGNGDAEGIPGWGNGERQYYTDRPENMVVENGVLKITALKESFQGSDYTSARILTKGKYQKKFGRFEARIKLPWGQGLWPAFWMLGDDNNGAQAWPQIGEIDIMEYRGQEPTIVHGSMHGPGYSGGQAVTKQYDLITDRLDTDFHVYGIEWGPGYVNYYVDDVLYNQITREDVSGDWVFDDNEFYIIMNLAVGGTFVGAPGLNTVYPQTMYVDYVRVYE, encoded by the coding sequence ATGAATATCACACTTCAAATGATACATACTAAGTTAATAATTCGTCTTGGACTTCTAGTCGCTTTTGTGATGGTAATCCTAAGTTGTAACCCAGATGATAAACAACAAGTAACGACAAAAAATAATCTTGTATGGCAAGATGAGTTTGCTGTAGATGGTGCACCAGATCCTTTAATATGGGGCGCTGATATAGGAAACGGCGACGCAGAAGGAATACCTGGATGGGGAAATGGGGAACGCCAATACTATACAGACCGTCCAGAAAATATGGTGGTTGAAAATGGAGTGCTTAAAATTACGGCTCTTAAAGAATCCTTTCAAGGTTCTGATTATACATCGGCTAGAATTCTTACAAAAGGTAAGTACCAAAAGAAATTCGGTCGTTTTGAAGCTAGAATAAAGCTTCCTTGGGGACAAGGATTGTGGCCAGCGTTTTGGATGTTAGGGGATGATAATAATGGAGCTCAAGCATGGCCGCAAATAGGTGAAATTGACATTATGGAGTACCGCGGTCAGGAACCAACCATAGTGCACGGTAGCATGCATGGTCCTGGCTATTCAGGAGGTCAGGCTGTTACTAAACAATATGATTTAATTACCGATAGGTTGGACACCGATTTTCATGTTTATGGAATAGAATGGGGTCCTGGATACGTCAACTATTATGTGGACGATGTCCTTTATAATCAAATTACGCGGGAAGACGTCAGTGGCGACTGGGTGTTTGATGACAATGAGTTTTACATCATCATGAACCTTGCGGTTGGAGGCACATTTGTAGGTGCTCCAGGTTTAAATACGGTTTATCCACAAACCATGTATGTAGACTATGTGCGCGTATATGAATAA
- a CDS encoding glycosyl hydrolase family 17 protein → MNVNRSFKIGILLGQLLILGSCGNAPKEEEKLNQTKEINAVDILGNPDYQAISYGGYRGISREEQPTIAQLKEDMKIMAAMGIKVLRTYNVQPNLPHASNILAAIKELKNEDADFEMYVMLGAWIDCKNAWTGLEPDHNIESEANAGEIARAVALANKYPDIVKVIAVGNEAMVKWAASYYVQPAVVLKWVNHLQGLKKKGKLSKDLWITSSDNFASWGGGDYIYHTPDLTKLLKAVDYVSLHTYPMHDTHYNAVFWGTLSFEKSLTTHEKMDAAMGRARDYAKSQYRSVVEYMTVVGVDKPVHIGETGWASVSNGHFGPDGSRATDEYKSAKFYHLMRDWTNKEGISCFYFEAFDERWKDAANKLGSENHFGLFTLDGKAKYALWDQVDAGVFKGVTRGGKPITKTYNGDKKELMKDVLFPPLK, encoded by the coding sequence ATGAACGTCAACCGCAGTTTTAAAATAGGAATATTACTAGGACAATTATTGATTCTAGGAAGTTGTGGTAATGCGCCAAAAGAGGAAGAAAAATTGAATCAAACGAAAGAGATTAATGCAGTAGACATCTTGGGCAACCCAGATTATCAAGCTATTTCTTATGGAGGTTATAGAGGGATTTCTAGAGAAGAACAGCCCACTATAGCCCAGCTAAAAGAAGATATGAAGATCATGGCAGCCATGGGGATAAAAGTGTTGCGCACTTATAATGTGCAACCTAATTTACCACATGCTTCTAATATTCTCGCTGCTATAAAGGAGCTTAAGAATGAAGATGCTGATTTTGAAATGTATGTCATGCTAGGAGCATGGATTGATTGTAAAAATGCGTGGACTGGTTTAGAGCCAGATCATAACATCGAGAGCGAGGCAAACGCTGGTGAAATAGCTAGAGCCGTTGCCTTAGCTAACAAATATCCAGATATTGTTAAAGTAATAGCTGTAGGTAACGAGGCCATGGTAAAATGGGCAGCCAGTTATTATGTGCAACCTGCTGTTGTTTTAAAATGGGTCAACCATTTACAAGGGTTAAAGAAAAAAGGGAAGCTTTCTAAAGATCTGTGGATTACTAGTTCAGATAATTTTGCCTCTTGGGGTGGTGGTGATTACATTTATCACACACCAGACTTGACCAAACTCTTGAAAGCTGTTGATTATGTGTCCCTGCATACCTACCCTATGCACGATACACACTACAATGCCGTATTCTGGGGAACATTAAGCTTTGAAAAGAGTTTGACAACTCATGAGAAAATGGATGCCGCTATGGGCCGTGCAAGAGACTATGCAAAATCACAATATAGAAGTGTGGTGGAGTACATGACAGTAGTAGGTGTTGATAAGCCTGTGCATATAGGTGAAACCGGATGGGCATCAGTGTCAAATGGGCATTTTGGTCCAGATGGATCAAGAGCTACAGATGAGTATAAAAGTGCAAAATTCTATCATCTTATGAGAGACTGGACAAATAAAGAAGGCATTTCTTGTTTTTATTTTGAGGCCTTTGACGAGCGATGGAAAGATGCTGCTAATAAGCTAGGTTCTGAGAATCACTTCGGTCTTTTTACTCTTGATGGTAAAGCAAAATATGCACTTTGGGATCAGGTAGATGCTGGTGTTTTTAAAGGTGTAACTAGAGGAGGGAAGCCTATTACTAAAACGTATAATGGCGATAAAAAGGAGTTAATGAAAGATGTATTATTTCCACCTTTAAAATAA
- a CDS encoding glycoside hydrolase family 30 protein has product MRYIKYGTICLFTALMLSCKQESEQLIEREILDVEVYETSASGNNLTKVMPFEVKDSTTVITINEEVTFQTITGFGGAFTESSAYLLNRLSKKNRDTIINAYFSREGANYSLTRTHMNSCDFSLSQYSYSPVEDDVNLEHFSIEEDRDDLIPMIKDAMAASEDGFNLFASPWTAAPWMKDNNDWVGGKLLPKYYDTWALFFSKYVDAYEAEGIPIWGFTVENEPHGNGNNWESMHYTPKEMTDFVQFHLGPKLEADGYGDKIILGYDQNRAGIKEWVDEMYRDEASSKYFDGTAIHWYESTYDFFPKDLQYAHDKAPDKYLIETEGCVDSQVPEWKNDKWYWSKESTDWGWDWAKEEEKYLHPKYAPVNRYARDIIGCMNNWVDGWVDWNMVLDRQGGPNWFKNWCVAPVIVDPDNDEVYFTPLYYTMAHFSKYIRPGAQVIDVEHTDKDLMVTAAKNPNGTIAFVIFNEGMEDKNYELRFRESAVSINLGAQSLQTVIIPTKN; this is encoded by the coding sequence ATGAGATATATTAAATATGGAACAATTTGTTTATTCACTGCTCTTATGCTAAGCTGTAAACAGGAAAGTGAACAGCTCATAGAAAGAGAAATACTTGATGTAGAAGTTTACGAGACTTCTGCGTCTGGTAATAATTTGACTAAAGTGATGCCTTTTGAAGTAAAAGACAGTACGACTGTAATTACTATAAATGAGGAGGTAACTTTCCAAACCATTACTGGATTTGGTGGCGCATTTACAGAATCTTCTGCTTATTTGCTCAATCGATTGAGTAAAAAAAACAGGGATACTATTATCAACGCTTACTTCTCTCGGGAAGGAGCAAATTACTCGCTAACTCGCACGCATATGAATTCTTGTGATTTTTCTTTATCACAATATTCCTATTCCCCAGTGGAGGACGATGTGAACCTAGAGCACTTTAGTATAGAAGAAGATAGAGATGATTTAATTCCTATGATTAAAGATGCTATGGCAGCCTCTGAAGATGGTTTTAATCTATTTGCTTCCCCATGGACAGCAGCACCTTGGATGAAGGATAATAATGATTGGGTAGGGGGAAAACTACTGCCTAAATACTATGATACTTGGGCGCTTTTCTTTTCAAAATATGTGGATGCTTATGAAGCAGAAGGCATCCCTATATGGGGGTTTACGGTAGAAAATGAGCCGCATGGAAATGGAAACAACTGGGAAAGCATGCATTATACTCCTAAGGAAATGACAGATTTTGTTCAGTTCCATTTAGGCCCTAAGCTTGAAGCAGATGGTTATGGAGATAAAATTATTCTAGGTTACGATCAAAATAGAGCTGGAATCAAAGAATGGGTGGATGAAATGTATAGAGATGAGGCGTCTTCTAAATATTTTGATGGTACCGCCATTCACTGGTACGAAAGCACCTATGATTTCTTTCCAAAGGATTTACAATACGCACATGATAAAGCACCAGATAAATACTTAATTGAGACGGAAGGTTGCGTGGATTCTCAAGTACCAGAGTGGAAAAATGACAAGTGGTACTGGTCTAAAGAATCAACGGACTGGGGTTGGGATTGGGCAAAAGAAGAAGAAAAATACCTGCATCCTAAATACGCTCCTGTTAACCGTTATGCCCGTGACATTATAGGATGTATGAACAATTGGGTAGATGGATGGGTAGATTGGAACATGGTTTTAGACCGACAAGGTGGGCCTAACTGGTTTAAAAATTGGTGTGTCGCACCAGTAATTGTGGACCCAGATAATGATGAAGTTTATTTTACCCCACTTTATTATACCATGGCACATTTTAGTAAATACATACGTCCAGGCGCTCAAGTTATTGATGTAGAACATACAGATAAAGACCTTATGGTCACTGCAGCAAAAAATCCAAACGGTACTATTGCCTTTGTTATTTTTAATGAAGGTATGGAAGATAAGAATTATGAATTACGCTTTCGCGAAAGCGCAGTCAGCATCAACTTAGGTGCACAGAGCCTGCAAACCGTTATTATACCAACTAAAAACTAA
- a CDS encoding MFS transporter has product MSSTTHKVHFGQKIAFGLGMLANQMFPAALGIFMVVLVQNLGFPTWMWGILFFLPRVFDSITDPIMGFISDNTKSVWGRRRQYVLIGAVMMGISFSMMWQLYEVDGLSYNFTYFLLWSLVFYLGLTIFSVPYVAMGYEMSDDFHERTDIMAVAQWIGQWAWVIAPWFWVIMYDPSWFEDGAVATRTIAVWVGVICAILAMVPAFFIKSKSTLDDESLTPLTIKTIGGSFEQIIDNFKEAFKIEDFKKLCFSTFLIFNAFNTVAGFSFFIVVYYLFNGDAAAAGLWPTLLGSIGALVTTFLVIPIVAKMSKTLGKKKAFLWSQGISVIGYIMLWFLFVPGKPYLFLIALPFFSFGIGSLFTLMMSMTSDVIDIDELNTGKRREGVFGAIYWWMVKFGFAIAGLLTGVIMALVGFVPDAVNSEASITGIRLFYSGLPIAGTLAAMWIMRNYDLTEEKSLEISAELALRKKPLSKPISSSYYALNKLQSMGSFEGTLNYPTDVKSDVTAAELAAHFKVTLNAGLHGICFSPYREGQDVRDTLTGTQIDERMEVIAPYTKWIRSFSTTKGNELIPLSARSKGIKTMVGAWISGDKAQNDLEIQSLIEQAKKGMVDIAVVGNEVLLREELTLDELLFYVRKVKTAVPDIQVGYVDAYYQFVENPQLVEECDVILANCYPFWEGCDIDNSTAYLNEMHNIVLSVANGKPVIVTETGWPNQGNKNQNATPSKANAMKYFVNVDNWAKDKGVETFYFSSFDESWKVRQEGEVGARWGLWDKYENLKY; this is encoded by the coding sequence ATGTCGAGCACTACTCATAAAGTTCATTTTGGCCAGAAAATCGCTTTCGGTCTTGGAATGTTGGCCAACCAGATGTTCCCTGCGGCACTAGGTATTTTCATGGTAGTCTTAGTCCAGAATTTGGGTTTCCCTACCTGGATGTGGGGGATTTTGTTTTTCCTTCCTCGCGTATTTGATTCAATTACCGATCCTATCATGGGTTTTATTTCAGATAACACCAAATCAGTCTGGGGTAGGCGTAGACAATACGTTTTGATAGGAGCGGTGATGATGGGGATATCCTTTAGTATGATGTGGCAACTTTATGAAGTAGATGGCTTAAGTTATAACTTTACTTATTTTTTATTGTGGTCCTTAGTTTTCTACCTAGGCTTAACCATTTTTAGTGTGCCTTATGTGGCTATGGGCTATGAAATGAGTGATGATTTCCATGAGCGTACAGATATTATGGCTGTAGCACAATGGATAGGACAATGGGCTTGGGTTATTGCACCCTGGTTTTGGGTGATCATGTACGATCCATCCTGGTTTGAAGACGGAGCAGTTGCCACTAGGACCATAGCCGTATGGGTGGGTGTTATTTGTGCAATCTTAGCGATGGTTCCTGCTTTTTTTATAAAAAGTAAATCCACTCTAGATGATGAAAGTTTGACTCCTCTAACTATAAAAACTATAGGAGGAAGTTTTGAACAGATTATAGATAATTTTAAAGAAGCCTTTAAGATTGAAGATTTTAAAAAACTTTGTTTTTCAACATTCTTAATTTTTAACGCGTTTAATACCGTTGCTGGATTCTCCTTTTTTATTGTAGTGTACTATTTATTTAATGGAGATGCTGCAGCAGCTGGTCTATGGCCTACATTATTAGGAAGTATAGGGGCTTTAGTAACTACCTTTTTAGTCATCCCTATTGTTGCAAAAATGTCTAAAACACTGGGTAAGAAGAAAGCCTTTTTGTGGTCTCAAGGAATTTCAGTGATTGGTTATATCATGCTTTGGTTTTTATTTGTTCCTGGAAAGCCTTACTTATTTTTAATCGCATTACCTTTTTTCTCATTTGGTATTGGAAGTTTATTTACTTTAATGATGTCCATGACATCAGATGTTATCGATATAGATGAATTGAATACAGGAAAACGAAGAGAAGGTGTTTTTGGAGCTATTTATTGGTGGATGGTAAAGTTTGGTTTTGCCATCGCAGGTCTATTAACAGGCGTTATTATGGCATTAGTAGGCTTTGTTCCTGATGCGGTAAACTCTGAAGCGTCTATTACAGGAATACGGTTATTTTACTCTGGCCTACCTATAGCGGGTACTCTAGCAGCGATGTGGATCATGCGTAATTATGATCTTACGGAAGAAAAATCCTTAGAAATTAGTGCAGAGCTAGCTCTTAGAAAAAAACCGTTAAGCAAGCCTATAAGTTCTTCTTACTATGCCTTAAACAAATTACAGTCAATGGGCTCTTTCGAAGGAACTCTGAATTATCCAACTGATGTCAAAAGTGATGTGACAGCTGCAGAACTGGCCGCACACTTCAAAGTCACTTTAAATGCGGGATTACATGGTATTTGTTTTAGTCCTTATCGGGAGGGTCAGGATGTACGTGATACTTTGACGGGTACCCAAATAGATGAAAGAATGGAGGTCATTGCACCCTATACGAAGTGGATCCGTTCTTTTTCAACCACAAAAGGAAACGAACTTATTCCATTATCGGCGCGTTCTAAAGGTATAAAAACCATGGTAGGTGCCTGGATAAGTGGTGATAAAGCTCAAAACGATTTGGAAATCCAAAGCCTTATTGAGCAGGCTAAAAAAGGAATGGTTGATATAGCTGTTGTGGGTAACGAGGTGTTATTAAGAGAAGAGCTAACTTTAGACGAGTTATTATTTTATGTAAGAAAGGTAAAAACTGCTGTTCCTGATATTCAGGTAGGCTATGTGGATGCTTATTATCAATTTGTGGAGAATCCTCAGTTAGTAGAAGAATGTGATGTAATTCTAGCAAACTGTTATCCTTTCTGGGAAGGCTGTGATATAGATAACTCAACGGCATATCTCAATGAAATGCATAATATTGTATTGAGTGTAGCAAATGGTAAACCTGTCATTGTCACAGAAACAGGATGGCCAAATCAAGGTAATAAGAACCAAAATGCGACTCCTTCAAAAGCAAATGCGATGAAATATTTCGTAAATGTGGACAATTGGGCAAAAGATAAAGGAGTTGAAACCTTCTATTTCTCATCCTTTGACGAGTCATGGAAAGTAAGACAAGAAGGAGAAGTTGGAGCCCGTTGGGGATTATGGGATAAATACGAAAATTTAAAATATTAA
- a CDS encoding glycosyl hydrolase family 17 protein, giving the protein MSFRNEDYHPYQEYQKHHDPDHIDSSGVDFTEHTSVEDLSELWNESLKRGMHGICFSMYEDGQQPGDHITMEQVERRIGILKPYTKWVRSFSCIEGNEFVPQMAHKYGLKTLVGAWLSDDLEKNELEIEALIDLANKGFVDIAAVGNEVLYRNDLSIEQLLEYIKRVKKALPNIPVGYVDAYYEFVVHPELIQHSDVILTNCYPYWEGTSIDYSLGHMNDMFNQVVNVSQGKRVIITETGWPSQGESLREAHSSAENAMKYFINAQLWSSQNDIDIFYFSSFDESWKKGAEGEVGAYWGLWDKLEQLKF; this is encoded by the coding sequence ATGTCATTTAGAAACGAAGATTACCATCCGTATCAAGAATATCAAAAGCATCATGATCCTGACCATATAGACAGCTCGGGTGTTGATTTTACTGAGCATACCTCAGTAGAAGATTTAAGTGAATTATGGAATGAATCCCTAAAAAGAGGTATGCATGGGATTTGTTTTAGTATGTATGAAGACGGGCAGCAGCCTGGAGATCATATCACTATGGAACAGGTAGAAAGGCGTATTGGAATATTGAAGCCTTATACCAAGTGGGTGCGGTCTTTCTCTTGTATAGAGGGAAATGAATTTGTGCCACAAATGGCTCATAAATATGGACTTAAAACTCTTGTCGGAGCCTGGTTAAGCGATGATCTTGAGAAAAATGAATTAGAGATTGAAGCCTTGATTGATCTTGCAAATAAAGGTTTTGTTGATATTGCAGCTGTTGGGAATGAAGTGCTTTACCGCAATGATCTTTCTATTGAGCAATTATTGGAGTACATTAAAAGAGTAAAAAAGGCGCTACCAAATATTCCTGTAGGCTATGTTGATGCCTATTATGAGTTTGTAGTACATCCAGAATTAATACAACATTCTGATGTTATTTTAACCAATTGCTACCCGTATTGGGAAGGAACGAGTATAGATTATTCTCTAGGCCATATGAATGATATGTTTAATCAGGTGGTCAATGTAAGCCAGGGCAAAAGAGTTATCATAACAGAAACAGGCTGGCCTAGTCAAGGGGAGAGTTTAAGAGAGGCACATTCATCAGCCGAAAATGCTATGAAGTATTTTATAAACGCACAACTTTGGTCAAGTCAAAACGATATAGATATTTTCTATTTCTCCTCATTTGATGAGTCTTGGAAAAAAGGTGCTGAAGGTGAAGTAGGCGCTTATTGGGGCCTTTGGGATAAATTAGAACAGTTGAAATTCTAA
- the bglX gene encoding beta-glucosidase BglX, producing the protein MSITACKEAIPSVTFNEKDVAHLEQDAIDKKVDSVLNLMTLEEKIGQMNQYNGFMDFTGPVPKTEDTKRKFEHIKMGYVGAMLNVRGVKEVRAVQKIAVEQSRLGIPLIFGYDVIHGYETMSPIPLAEAASWDLKAIQESARLAAKEASAAGINWTFAPMVDVSRDPRWGRVMEGAGEDPFLSSEIAVARIQGFQGKDLTGQESIMACAKHFAAYGFPEAGREYNNADIGTSTLYNIVLPPFKASNDAGVRTFMNSFNQLNGIPATANKFLLRDILKEKWNFNGFVVSDWGSVAELIPHGFAPNGKMAAKLAVKAGTDMDMESYLYVNELASLVKEGLVNSATIDDAARRILKVKFELGLFDNPYKYCDLEREKKVIGSKEIIDGALDMALKSIVLLKNENQLLPLDKRGQKVVLIGALASEKNSPLGNWRAAAKENTGVSVLEGMQQYDEHIVYSKGPEVIIGKAEFTKEIRINNTDITGMSEAVKAAKGADVVVMVLGEHGLQSGEGRSRTQLGLPGLQQELLEEVYKVNKNVVLVLNNGRPLALPWAKEHIPAIVEAWQLGSQSGNAIAQVLYGDYNPSGKLPMSFPRNVGQVPIYYNSKSTGRPSLPSPDFVFWSHYQDVANDALWVFGHGLSYTAFEYADLQVTDNFSSNGTIDITVNLRNSGKLKGKEIVQLYIRDKFSSIARPVKELKGFKLVELEPDSSTPISFVLDKSHLGFYDNEGNWFIENGSFDIWVGGSSDAGLKTNFELNGVE; encoded by the coding sequence ATGTCTATCACCGCATGTAAAGAGGCTATTCCATCTGTTACATTTAATGAAAAAGATGTCGCACATCTTGAACAGGACGCTATTGACAAAAAAGTAGATTCCGTTCTAAATTTGATGACATTAGAAGAGAAAATTGGTCAAATGAACCAGTATAATGGGTTTATGGATTTTACTGGTCCAGTTCCAAAGACGGAGGATACGAAGCGTAAATTTGAACATATCAAAATGGGATATGTGGGAGCTATGTTAAACGTGCGTGGTGTAAAGGAAGTCAGGGCTGTTCAAAAAATTGCGGTAGAGCAATCTCGTTTAGGAATTCCTTTAATCTTTGGCTATGATGTAATACACGGATATGAAACCATGAGTCCTATACCGCTTGCAGAAGCCGCAAGCTGGGATTTAAAAGCCATTCAAGAGTCGGCTCGATTAGCGGCAAAGGAAGCCTCGGCAGCTGGTATCAACTGGACATTTGCTCCTATGGTAGATGTTTCCAGAGATCCACGATGGGGAAGAGTCATGGAGGGAGCAGGTGAAGATCCCTTTCTTTCTAGTGAAATTGCTGTGGCACGTATTCAGGGTTTTCAAGGAAAAGATTTAACCGGTCAGGAATCTATTATGGCGTGCGCAAAACACTTTGCTGCATACGGTTTTCCAGAAGCGGGAAGAGAATATAATAATGCTGATATAGGGACATCTACTCTTTACAATATCGTTTTACCTCCGTTTAAAGCTTCAAATGATGCAGGTGTCAGAACCTTTATGAATAGTTTCAACCAATTGAATGGAATTCCTGCAACTGCAAATAAGTTTTTACTCAGAGATATTTTAAAAGAAAAATGGAATTTTAATGGCTTTGTAGTTTCTGATTGGGGTTCGGTGGCTGAATTAATACCCCATGGTTTTGCTCCAAATGGTAAAATGGCTGCAAAGCTAGCGGTTAAGGCCGGGACAGATATGGATATGGAATCCTATCTTTATGTAAATGAATTAGCGAGTCTCGTAAAGGAAGGTCTTGTAAATAGTGCTACAATTGATGATGCTGCTAGACGCATTTTAAAGGTAAAATTTGAATTAGGACTATTTGATAATCCTTATAAGTATTGCGACCTGGAAAGAGAAAAAAAGGTCATAGGCAGCAAAGAGATCATCGATGGTGCTTTAGATATGGCTTTAAAATCTATCGTACTTCTGAAAAATGAAAACCAGCTTTTACCTTTGGATAAAAGAGGTCAAAAAGTAGTTCTAATAGGAGCACTTGCTTCTGAAAAAAACAGTCCGTTAGGAAATTGGAGAGCGGCCGCCAAAGAGAATACTGGGGTAAGTGTTCTTGAGGGAATGCAGCAGTATGATGAGCATATAGTTTATTCCAAAGGACCAGAAGTCATCATTGGTAAGGCTGAATTCACCAAAGAGATACGCATCAATAATACGGATATTACTGGAATGTCTGAAGCCGTTAAGGCAGCCAAAGGAGCAGACGTAGTTGTAATGGTTTTAGGAGAACACGGTCTTCAAAGCGGGGAAGGTCGCAGTAGAACTCAATTAGGATTACCCGGTCTTCAACAAGAATTGCTTGAGGAAGTATATAAGGTGAATAAAAATGTAGTTCTAGTTTTAAACAATGGAAGACCTCTAGCATTGCCTTGGGCAAAAGAACATATTCCTGCAATAGTTGAAGCATGGCAGTTAGGCTCGCAAAGTGGTAATGCGATAGCACAAGTCCTTTACGGAGATTATAATCCTTCTGGTAAATTACCGATGTCTTTTCCTAGAAATGTAGGTCAAGTGCCTATCTACTATAATAGTAAAAGTACTGGAAGACCTAGTTTGCCTTCTCCAGATTTTGTGTTTTGGTCACATTACCAAGACGTAGCAAATGATGCATTATGGGTTTTTGGTCACGGATTAAGTTATACAGCATTTGAGTACGCTGATTTACAGGTTACAGACAACTTTAGCTCCAACGGAACTATAGATATTACTGTAAATTTGAGAAATTCTGGAAAATTAAAGGGCAAAGAAATTGTCCAATTATACATACGTGATAAATTTTCGAGTATTGCTAGACCTGTTAAAGAATTAAAAGGATTTAAGCTTGTGGAATTAGAACCTGATAGTTCTACTCCAATTAGCTTTGTACTAGATAAAAGTCACTTGGGATTTTATGATAATGAAGGGAACTGGTTTATAGAAAATGGGAGTTTTGATATTTGGGTGGGGGGCAGCTCTGATGCAGGTCTTAAAACTAATTTTGAATTAAATGGGGTAGAGTAA